CGGTCCGCCACGCCGAACGCCGCGGCGCCCCGTCGCCGACCATCGTCTCGGCCGGCGGCGCCACGACCCTGACCTGGCGTCTCGAGGACGTGCCCGCGCGGGGACTGCCGGTGCTCGCCGCCCCGCAAGCCGCCGCGCCCGGCATCCTGTGGTCGACCTGGGAGAACTGGCAGGCGCTGGGCAACGCGCTGTCTCGGGGCTTCGAGGACGACGCCCTGCCGCCCGACGCGCTGCCCGGCGACTTCCTGCTGGGCGCCGCGCTGCGCGACACGCTCGACGCCCGCCTCGCCGGCGCGCCCGACGACCGGGCTCGGGCGCGCGCGATCGCGAAGCTGCTGGACGAGGGCGTGCGCCCCATCCACGTCGACGACCGCCCCTGGCGCGCCGCGACCCGCTCGCCGGCGCGCACCTGGGAGACGGCCTACGGCCACGGCCGCGACCGCGCCGCGCTGGCGACCGCCTTGCTGCGTGCCTCCGGCCTGGCCGCGGACCTCCTGTACCGTTCCCGCAGCGGCCTGCCCATCGCCCCCGAGGTCCCGTCGACCGCGGAGCTGGACGGCCCCTTCGTCGAGATCGCCGGCGCCGGCCTCAAGGCCGTCTACGACCCCGGCACGGGCCGGCTCGACGAGACGCCGTCCGCCTTCGTCGGCCCGCAATGGCGCTGGCTCGACGGCTCGACGCAACCGTCCACCCAATCGGCGGTCGCCGCCGCGGGCCGCCTCGTGATCGAGATCGCGCTCACTCCCGCCGACGACGACGGCTGGCGCGGCACCGGCACGCTGCTGACCGACGGCCTGCTCTCGGCCCACGACCGCCTGGCCGGCCTCGACGCCGACGCACGGGGCCACCTCGGCGCCGTGGTCGCGTCGGTGCTCGCGGGCGCCGAGGTCGTGAAGGCCAACCCCGCCACGCTGCGCCCGGAGTCGGTGGTCTACGGTTTCGACCTCACGCTGCCCGCCGCCGAAGCCGACGACTTCGACCGCCGCCCGCTGTCGCCCGGCGACCCGCGCGACGGCCTGCTCTCCC
The genomic region above belongs to bacterium and contains:
- a CDS encoding DUF3857 domain-containing protein; the protein is MKRACLPCLLIALLAAPALLATPALADSPGLSSGRDLDALLARARARPDFAQLDAVLLCEARATTVTPDGDLAERTHQVVWIATRSGLQTYADLRVPHHAGTSTLAVLKLRTWRDGRWWPDAERISPTAVVETLPYALEHAADYADLRETMLLHDGVELPCLLETEYEIVERGGALPGADGAWLLARRDPALVSEFSLTVPEGVAVRHAERRGAPSPTIVSAGGATTLTWRLEDVPARGLPVLAAPQAAAPGILWSTWENWQALGNALSRGFEDDALPPDALPGDFLLGAALRDTLDARLAGAPDDRARARAIAKLLDEGVRPIHVDDRPWRAATRSPARTWETAYGHGRDRAALATALLRASGLAADLLYRSRSGLPIAPEVPSTAELDGPFVEIAGAGLKAVYDPGTGRLDETPSAFVGPQWRWLDGSTQPSTQSAVAAAGRLVIEIALTPADDDGWRGTGTLLTDGLLSAHDRLAGLDADARGHLGAVVASVLAGAEVVKANPATLRPESVVYGFDLTLPAAEADDFDRRPLSPGDPRDGLLSLLPTDVHLHDETRTTPVLSPGDLTQIIRLTISPGDREIVRLPEARELVNDAGSFSLRVSQERGRVVVERELRILGGEMAAGGWGALRALLLENAAPENRTIGVR